A window of the Nibribacter ruber genome harbors these coding sequences:
- a CDS encoding sensor histidine kinase gives MKLLNHVTAYFAAILLVVLTAWATIFYYNMLDEIYDSIDDGLENQKILVMQKARQDSTVLQQKDFDEGYYKIRPIAPALGHQYKDRYQDTLMYMQNEKDYEPVRLLTTVFQQGGQYYEMRLITSMVEEDDLIEDLLYSLLWLYLGLLATLLLLNNILLKRIWKPFYTLVHRLRKFKLDGAQPFTSPKSKIEEFALLGQTVEKLLQKNLAVYQSQKIFIENASHELQTPLAISLNKLELLAESPNLQEKELEQIGGILQNLERLTRLNKSLLLLSKIENRQFPEEQVLQLNATVKTVLQDFEDQIAYKKITLTQELDDHCSLTMNPDLANMLVVNLVKNALVHNVQGGFIAVRLTGSTLTIENSGQAAGLDADQLFQRFYKGSSANTSTGLGLAIVKAICDLYGFTINYEHTQSHVLQVKFK, from the coding sequence ATGAAACTGCTCAACCACGTCACGGCCTACTTCGCTGCTATTCTTTTAGTGGTGTTAACCGCGTGGGCTACCATTTTCTATTATAACATGCTGGATGAAATCTATGACAGCATTGATGACGGCCTGGAGAACCAGAAAATCCTGGTCATGCAGAAAGCGCGGCAGGACAGCACCGTGCTGCAACAGAAAGACTTTGATGAAGGCTATTACAAGATAAGACCCATTGCACCTGCCCTTGGCCATCAATACAAAGACCGGTACCAAGACACGCTCATGTACATGCAGAATGAGAAGGACTATGAACCGGTCAGGCTCTTGACCACTGTTTTTCAGCAAGGCGGGCAGTACTATGAAATGCGCCTGATCACGTCTATGGTGGAGGAAGATGACCTCATTGAAGACTTGCTGTATTCTCTGCTGTGGCTGTACCTGGGTTTGCTGGCTACTTTACTGTTGCTGAATAACATCCTGCTCAAGCGCATCTGGAAACCATTTTACACCCTGGTCCATCGTCTGAGGAAATTTAAGCTGGACGGCGCTCAGCCTTTCACCTCGCCCAAATCAAAAATTGAAGAGTTTGCCTTGCTGGGCCAGACTGTAGAAAAGCTATTGCAGAAGAACCTGGCCGTGTACCAAAGTCAGAAAATCTTTATTGAGAACGCCTCGCATGAGTTGCAGACTCCGCTGGCCATTTCTCTGAACAAGCTGGAACTGCTGGCAGAAAGCCCCAACCTGCAGGAAAAGGAACTGGAGCAGATTGGCGGCATCTTGCAGAACCTGGAGCGCCTCACGCGCCTCAACAAGTCCCTGTTGCTGCTCTCCAAGATTGAAAACCGCCAGTTCCCAGAGGAGCAGGTACTACAGCTCAACGCCACCGTAAAGACTGTTCTGCAGGATTTTGAAGACCAGATAGCCTACAAAAAGATCACCCTTACCCAGGAGCTAGACGATCACTGCTCACTCACAATGAACCCAGACCTGGCCAATATGCTGGTGGTGAACCTGGTCAAGAACGCGCTGGTGCACAACGTACAGGGCGGGTTTATTGCCGTACGCCTCACGGGGTCTACCTTGACCATTGAAAACTCGGGGCAGGCGGCGGGCTTAGACGCAGACCAACTATTCCAGCGGTTTTACAAAGGCAGTTCTGCTAACACCTCCACCGGTTTGGGCCTGGCCATTGTCAAAGCCATCTGTGATCTGTATGGTTTTACTATTAACTATGAGCATACTCAAAGCCACGTCCTTCAGGTGAAATTTAAATAA
- a CDS encoding GtrA family protein produces the protein MLTFLKAQTTAMLATGVDFLVTIVVVETLGVWYVLGTMLGTISGGVFNFSVNRKWVFQPENKSTRAQGVKYMLVWLGSMLLNAAGVYVLTHYTGLVYIASKVVTAVFVGVGYNYQLQKKFVFR, from the coding sequence ATGCTTACTTTTCTCAAAGCACAGACAACGGCCATGCTGGCCACGGGGGTAGATTTTCTGGTCACCATTGTGGTGGTGGAAACCCTGGGCGTTTGGTATGTGCTGGGTACCATGTTGGGCACTATTTCCGGGGGTGTTTTTAATTTTTCCGTGAACCGCAAATGGGTCTTTCAACCTGAGAATAAAAGCACCCGGGCGCAAGGCGTAAAATATATGCTGGTCTGGCTGGGAAGCATGCTGCTGAACGCTGCCGGCGTCTATGTCCTCACGCATTACACTGGGTTGGTGTACATAGCCTCCAAAGTGGTGACGGCCGTATTTGTGGGCGTTGGGTACAACTACCAGTTGCAGAAAAAATTCGTTTTTAGATAG
- the dinB gene encoding DNA polymerase IV, with amino-acid sequence MRKIIHIDMDAFYASVEQRDNPALRGKPVAVGGTKARGVVAAASYEARQFGVYSAMPSSIAFRKCPTLIMVPTRFEVYQQVSRQIREIFLRYTDLVEPLSLDEAYLDVTENKFGLKSAMYIALRIKQEIQQETRLTASAGVSFNKFLAKVASGTNKPDGITVIMPDEAEAFVEALPIEKFYGIGDVTAAKMKQLGIHTGADLKARSEADLRRHFGKSGSYFYQIARAQDDRLVEPNRIRKSIGSERTFGQDLETEEEMLPELRRIAEEVAYDLHRLEASGKTVTLKLKYQDFTLNTRSKTFFSNVRTEDVILDIAAELLHSPAFPAKPIRLLGITVSNLSYGQQQSGQLSFPF; translated from the coding sequence GTGCGCAAAATCATCCATATAGACATGGACGCTTTCTATGCCTCTGTAGAGCAACGGGACAACCCAGCGCTGCGCGGAAAGCCGGTGGCAGTAGGCGGCACTAAGGCCCGGGGTGTGGTGGCGGCGGCCAGTTATGAGGCACGGCAGTTTGGGGTATATTCTGCCATGCCCAGTTCCATTGCCTTTAGAAAGTGTCCTACCTTGATCATGGTGCCCACGCGGTTTGAGGTGTACCAGCAAGTCTCTAGGCAGATACGCGAGATTTTTCTGCGCTACACAGATTTGGTAGAACCGCTTTCTCTGGACGAGGCCTATCTGGATGTGACCGAGAATAAATTCGGGCTGAAGTCTGCCATGTACATTGCCTTGCGCATTAAGCAGGAGATTCAGCAGGAGACCAGACTGACGGCTTCGGCGGGCGTGTCGTTTAATAAGTTTCTGGCCAAGGTAGCCTCTGGCACCAACAAACCAGACGGCATCACGGTCATCATGCCAGATGAGGCCGAGGCCTTTGTAGAAGCCCTGCCCATTGAGAAATTTTACGGCATTGGCGATGTGACCGCGGCCAAAATGAAACAATTGGGTATTCATACCGGAGCCGACTTAAAGGCAAGATCTGAGGCCGATTTGCGGAGGCACTTCGGTAAATCAGGCTCCTACTTTTATCAGATTGCCCGCGCCCAGGATGACCGTCTGGTAGAGCCCAACCGCATTCGGAAAAGCATTGGCTCTGAACGCACCTTTGGCCAGGATTTGGAAACCGAGGAAGAGATGCTCCCTGAACTTAGACGTATTGCCGAGGAAGTGGCCTATGACCTGCACCGCCTGGAAGCCTCTGGCAAAACCGTCACGCTCAAACTCAAGTACCAAGACTTTACTTTGAACACCCGCAGTAAGACCTTCTTCTCCAACGTCCGCACCGAAGACGTGATCTTAGACATCGCCGCCGAACTGTTACACTCCCCTGCCTTTCCGGCCAAACCCATTCGACTTCTGGGAATCACGGTATCTAACCTGAGCTACGGCCAACAGCAAAGCGGCCAGCTGTCTTTTCCTTTTTGA
- a CDS encoding phosphatidylglycerophosphatase A family protein, with protein sequence MIKAHYLISSTLGIGYLGKGGGTVAAVATCLVWYALQANGNEVVLYQILASLLITLLGIWSASQVEPFWGKDDKKVVIDEVAGMCISLIAVPLTWPYMLASLVLFRFFDIAKPLFIRKAEQVKGGLGVMLDDVLAGICANLLLQVVIYLT encoded by the coding sequence ATGATTAAAGCGCACTACCTCATTTCCTCCACGCTGGGCATTGGTTACCTAGGCAAAGGCGGCGGCACGGTAGCTGCCGTTGCCACCTGTCTGGTCTGGTACGCCCTGCAAGCCAATGGGAATGAGGTAGTACTTTATCAAATTCTAGCCAGTTTGCTCATTACGTTGCTGGGCATTTGGTCGGCTAGTCAAGTGGAGCCATTCTGGGGCAAGGATGACAAGAAAGTGGTCATTGATGAGGTGGCCGGCATGTGCATTAGTCTTATTGCGGTGCCGTTGACCTGGCCGTACATGTTGGCGTCTTTGGTGCTGTTCCGGTTCTTTGACATTGCCAAGCCGCTCTTCATTAGAAAGGCAGAGCAGGTGAAAGGCGGGCTGGGCGTGATGCTGGATGATGTGCTGGCCGGCATCTGTGCCAACCTGCTGCTACAGGTGGTTATTTATCTTACGTAA
- a CDS encoding PepSY-like domain-containing protein yields the protein MTMKALWITVLAVGTSLTGCSQKISMANMPSVVQNGLKTQFPNAVNLEWEKNGDMFEAEFDFTQQEYAALVDATGKVVAVKQEIDATQLPEPILQQIKTSHQDYTLDDVEKVERDGQVLYQVELQKTMREVKQVYTSAGASSSETFWD from the coding sequence ATGACTATGAAAGCTCTTTGGATAACCGTATTGGCCGTAGGCACTTCTTTAACCGGCTGCAGCCAGAAAATAAGCATGGCCAATATGCCCTCGGTAGTGCAGAACGGCCTTAAAACCCAATTCCCCAACGCCGTGAACCTGGAGTGGGAGAAGAACGGTGACATGTTTGAAGCCGAGTTTGACTTTACCCAGCAGGAGTACGCCGCCTTGGTAGACGCCACCGGCAAAGTAGTAGCCGTCAAACAAGAGATAGACGCCACGCAATTGCCCGAGCCCATCCTGCAACAGATAAAAACCAGCCACCAGGACTATACCCTGGATGACGTTGAAAAAGTAGAACGCGACGGCCAGGTGCTGTACCAGGTAGAGTTGCAGAAGACCATGCGGGAAGTAAAGCAAGTCTACACCTCTGCAGGCGCTTCTTCCTCAGAGACTTTCTGGGACTAA
- a CDS encoding SdiA-regulated domain-containing protein → MKTIKGIICGLVLSTSLFGCEALQADAKEKGKEKKGPVEAASKAVTIAQKWDVPDILREVSGIVYLGNHQFACVQDEAGVIFLYNTQTKNIDRQITFGAAGDYEGIALVGDNAYVVRSDGQLFEVTNIHSQQNQVTEYPSVLTPEHNVEGLTYDQKNNRLLLAIKGEETNSPAYKGVYAFDLSSKRLSKEPVFKLSLQDPLLFQKKQKSLSKVWEPSEIAIHPVTGEIYLTEASNPQLFILHPDGKIKNRFALNKRDFYKPEGIAFSPTGDLYISNEGKKDAGNILQVTLKDAQ, encoded by the coding sequence ATGAAAACCATAAAAGGAATTATTTGCGGTCTGGTCCTGAGCACGTCACTGTTTGGTTGCGAGGCGCTGCAGGCAGACGCCAAAGAGAAAGGCAAGGAAAAGAAAGGACCGGTAGAGGCCGCTTCAAAGGCGGTGACCATTGCCCAGAAATGGGATGTGCCAGATATTCTGCGCGAAGTCTCAGGGATTGTGTACCTGGGCAATCACCAGTTTGCCTGCGTGCAGGATGAGGCCGGCGTCATTTTTCTGTACAACACCCAGACCAAGAACATAGACCGCCAGATTACGTTTGGCGCCGCCGGAGACTATGAAGGCATTGCTTTGGTAGGAGATAACGCCTACGTGGTGCGCAGTGACGGGCAGTTGTTTGAGGTGACCAACATTCACTCCCAGCAAAACCAGGTCACCGAGTACCCAAGCGTCCTGACGCCTGAGCACAACGTAGAAGGCCTCACCTATGACCAGAAAAACAACCGCTTGCTGCTGGCCATCAAAGGCGAAGAAACCAACAGCCCCGCCTACAAAGGCGTGTATGCGTTTGATCTGAGTTCTAAGAGACTGTCCAAAGAGCCGGTGTTCAAGCTGAGCCTGCAGGACCCGCTGCTGTTCCAGAAAAAGCAGAAGAGCCTGAGCAAAGTGTGGGAGCCCTCAGAAATTGCCATTCATCCTGTGACCGGAGAAATTTACCTGACAGAGGCCTCCAATCCGCAGCTGTTCATTCTGCACCCAGACGGGAAGATCAAGAACCGGTTCGCGTTGAACAAGCGGGATTTCTACAAACCAGAAGGAATTGCCTTCAGCCCGACCGGGGACTTATACATCTCCAATGAGGGAAAGAAGGACGCTGGTAACATTCTGCAAGTGACGTTGAAAGACGCGCAATAA
- a CDS encoding Tex family protein produces the protein MSEIHFKKIAAELQVSVRQVEATVQLLDEGATVPFVARYRKEVTGSLDEVAIASIRDRIEQLRELDKRRESILKSLRDQEKLTPELEAQVLAADTMAVLEDIYLPYKPKRRTRATIAREKGLEPLATLLFEQANVDVTAEAAGYVSEEKEVKSTEEALAGARDIIAEWVNENPEARANIRTLFEKKGVFKARVMPGKEEEGQKFKDYFEWDEPIEKAPSHRILAMRRGEKENILMLDAQPEEEAAINILEDQFVKGHNAAAEQVKLAIRESYKRMLRLSMETEVRMSSKKRADEEAIRVFADNLRPMLLSAPLGQKRVLAIDPGFRTGCKVVALDEQGKLLHYEAIFPHNGAGQATTAGHQVMAMCAKYQIEAIAIGNGTASRETETFVQKLGLPKEIAVVMVNESGASIYSASDVAREEFPDQDITVRGAVSIGRRLMDPLAELVKLDPKSIGVGQYQHDVDQNALKHSLDDVVMSCVNAVGVEVNTASKQLLTYVSGLGPQLAQNIVDYRNQNGPFKTRNELRKVARLGDKAFEQAAGFLRIRGGKHPLDGSAVHPERYALVEQMAKDVNATVEDLLKNAELRKQIDLKKYVSDTVGLPTLQDILSELSKPGRDPRESYEAFSFTEGVNEIKDLRTGMKLPGIITNITAFGAFVDIGVHQDGLVHVSHLSDRFVSNPHDVVKVGQKVEVTVLEVEESRKRIALSMKGDPQAARPTGGAGKPRAAARKEEPAQEEDMATKLNKLKNMFR, from the coding sequence ATGTCAGAAATCCATTTCAAGAAGATTGCGGCTGAGCTGCAAGTGAGTGTGCGCCAGGTAGAAGCCACCGTCCAGCTGTTGGACGAAGGAGCCACGGTGCCCTTCGTGGCCCGTTACCGCAAAGAGGTGACTGGTAGTTTAGACGAAGTGGCCATCGCCTCCATCCGGGACCGCATAGAGCAGTTGAGAGAACTGGACAAGCGCCGCGAAAGCATTCTCAAGTCCCTCAGAGACCAGGAGAAACTCACACCAGAACTAGAAGCCCAGGTCCTGGCCGCCGATACCATGGCCGTGCTGGAAGATATTTACCTGCCCTACAAACCCAAGCGCCGTACGCGTGCCACCATCGCCCGTGAGAAAGGCCTGGAGCCGCTGGCTACTTTGTTATTTGAGCAAGCCAACGTGGACGTGACCGCAGAGGCCGCCGGTTATGTAAGCGAAGAAAAAGAAGTGAAGTCCACGGAGGAAGCCTTAGCCGGTGCCCGTGACATCATAGCCGAATGGGTAAACGAAAACCCAGAAGCCCGCGCCAACATAAGGACGCTGTTTGAGAAGAAAGGCGTGTTCAAGGCGCGTGTCATGCCAGGCAAAGAAGAAGAAGGCCAGAAGTTCAAAGACTACTTTGAGTGGGACGAACCCATTGAGAAAGCCCCAAGCCACCGTATTCTGGCCATGCGTCGCGGCGAAAAAGAAAACATTCTCATGCTAGACGCTCAACCCGAGGAAGAAGCTGCTATCAATATCTTAGAAGACCAGTTCGTGAAAGGCCACAATGCCGCCGCCGAGCAGGTGAAACTGGCTATTAGAGAAAGTTATAAGCGCATGCTGCGTTTGAGCATGGAAACCGAGGTGCGCATGTCTTCCAAGAAGCGCGCCGATGAAGAAGCTATTAGAGTCTTTGCGGATAACCTTCGTCCCATGCTCTTGTCTGCGCCGCTGGGCCAGAAACGCGTGTTGGCCATTGACCCCGGCTTTAGAACCGGTTGTAAAGTAGTTGCCCTGGATGAGCAAGGCAAACTGTTGCATTATGAGGCCATCTTCCCGCACAACGGCGCCGGACAAGCCACCACGGCCGGTCACCAGGTTATGGCCATGTGCGCCAAATACCAGATTGAAGCCATCGCCATTGGCAACGGAACCGCCAGCCGCGAGACCGAGACCTTCGTGCAAAAACTAGGCTTACCCAAGGAGATTGCCGTGGTGATGGTGAACGAAAGCGGTGCCTCCATTTATTCGGCCTCAGACGTAGCCCGTGAGGAATTTCCAGACCAGGACATCACCGTACGGGGCGCGGTTTCCATCGGTCGCAGACTCATGGACCCTTTGGCCGAACTGGTAAAACTAGACCCTAAATCTATTGGCGTAGGCCAGTACCAGCACGATGTTGACCAGAATGCCTTAAAGCACAGTCTGGACGATGTGGTGATGAGCTGCGTGAACGCCGTTGGCGTGGAAGTGAACACCGCCAGCAAGCAACTCTTAACTTATGTATCTGGTTTAGGCCCGCAATTGGCACAGAACATTGTAGACTACCGCAACCAGAACGGACCGTTCAAAACCCGTAATGAACTGCGTAAAGTAGCCCGTTTGGGAGACAAAGCCTTTGAGCAGGCCGCTGGTTTCTTGCGCATCCGGGGCGGTAAGCACCCATTGGACGGCAGTGCGGTTCACCCAGAGCGTTACGCCTTGGTAGAGCAAATGGCCAAAGACGTAAATGCCACGGTAGAAGATTTGTTGAAGAACGCCGAGCTGCGCAAGCAGATTGATTTGAAGAAGTACGTCTCTGACACCGTAGGTCTGCCTACGTTGCAGGATATTTTGAGCGAACTTTCCAAACCCGGCCGTGACCCGCGCGAAAGCTATGAGGCGTTCAGCTTCACAGAAGGGGTGAACGAAATCAAAGACCTGCGTACTGGCATGAAACTTCCGGGCATCATCACCAACATCACCGCCTTTGGCGCGTTTGTAGACATTGGGGTGCATCAGGACGGATTGGTACACGTGAGCCACTTGTCAGACCGCTTTGTGAGCAACCCGCATGACGTGGTAAAAGTGGGCCAGAAAGTGGAAGTGACCGTGCTGGAGGTAGAAGAAAGCCGCAAGCGCATTGCCCTTTCCATGAAAGGTGATCCGCAGGCCGCACGCCCAACTGGTGGGGCCGGAAAACCCAGAGCCGCCGCCCGCAAAGAGGAGCCTGCCCAGGAAGAAGACATGGCCACCAAGTTGAACAAACTCAAGAACATGTTCCGGTAA
- a CDS encoding inositol-3-phosphate synthase → MEYEVRKAEGKLGILIPGLGAVATTLIAGVEAVKKGISQPIGSLTQMGRIRLGKRTEGRHPLIKDFVPLANLEDIVFGGWDVYADNVFEAAMHAKVLEPMLLHAVKPELEALQPMKAVFDKSYAKNLDGTHVKEGAHKMELAEALMEDIRNFKEEHGCDRLVMVWCGSTEKYIEPSAVHQTIEAFEEGLLNNDPAIAPSMIYAYAAVKMGVPFANGAPNLTVDIPAIIELAKEHEIAISGKDFKTGQTLMKTILAPGLHARALGVRGWFSSNILGNRDGYVLDDPDNFKTKEVSKLSVLDEIFKPESNPELYGDMYHKVRINYYPPHGDNKESWDNIDIFGWLGYQMQIKINFLCRDSILAAPLVLDLALFSDLAQRANMSGIQEWLSFYYKSPQTAEGLAPEHDIFKQLMKLQNTLRHMMGEDLITHLGLDYYQELMESL, encoded by the coding sequence ATGGAATATGAAGTAAGAAAAGCCGAAGGCAAGTTAGGCATCCTCATCCCGGGCCTGGGCGCGGTGGCCACCACCTTGATTGCCGGCGTAGAAGCCGTGAAGAAGGGCATCTCGCAACCCATTGGCTCCCTCACGCAAATGGGCAGAATACGCCTGGGCAAGCGCACCGAAGGCCGTCATCCGCTCATCAAGGATTTCGTACCGCTGGCCAACCTGGAAGACATCGTCTTCGGGGGCTGGGACGTGTACGCCGACAACGTGTTTGAAGCCGCCATGCACGCCAAGGTGCTGGAACCGATGCTTTTGCACGCCGTGAAGCCGGAATTGGAAGCGCTTCAACCCATGAAGGCCGTTTTTGATAAATCCTACGCCAAGAACCTGGACGGTACCCACGTGAAAGAGGGTGCTCATAAGATGGAGCTGGCAGAGGCTCTTATGGAAGACATTAGAAACTTCAAAGAAGAACATGGCTGTGACCGTCTGGTGATGGTGTGGTGCGGTTCTACTGAGAAATACATTGAGCCTTCTGCCGTTCACCAAACCATTGAGGCCTTTGAAGAAGGCTTGCTCAACAATGATCCCGCCATTGCGCCCAGCATGATTTATGCTTATGCCGCCGTGAAGATGGGCGTGCCCTTCGCCAACGGAGCCCCTAACTTAACGGTAGACATCCCAGCCATTATAGAACTGGCCAAGGAGCATGAAATTGCCATTTCGGGTAAGGACTTTAAAACCGGTCAGACGCTCATGAAAACCATCTTGGCCCCTGGTCTGCACGCCAGAGCCTTGGGCGTACGGGGTTGGTTCTCGTCTAACATCCTGGGTAACCGCGATGGCTACGTACTGGACGACCCGGACAATTTCAAGACCAAGGAAGTCTCCAAACTGAGCGTGCTGGATGAGATCTTCAAGCCAGAGTCCAACCCAGAACTCTACGGAGACATGTACCACAAGGTGCGCATCAACTACTATCCGCCGCACGGCGACAACAAAGAAAGCTGGGACAACATTGACATCTTCGGGTGGTTGGGCTACCAGATGCAGATCAAAATCAACTTCCTTTGCCGTGACTCTATCTTGGCCGCGCCGTTGGTATTGGACCTAGCTTTGTTCTCAGACCTCGCCCAACGAGCCAACATGAGCGGCATCCAGGAATGGCTGTCCTTCTACTATAAATCGCCGCAGACCGCCGAAGGCCTCGCCCCCGAGCATGACATCTTCAAGCAGCTCATGAAACTGCAGAACACCCTGCGCCACATGATGGGCGAAGATCTAATCACCCACCTGGGCCTTGACTACTACCAAGAACTGATGGAAAGCCTGTAG
- a CDS encoding CDP-alcohol phosphatidyltransferase family protein, translating to MSTEEKAWKRFLQQGIYYIVNPFVRLLIKLGFTPNAVTMTGFIMNIGVAVIFIIGAEDENRANYAYVGWAGFLIMMAGLFDMLDGQVARMGNMGSTFGALFDSVLDRYSELVMFLGICYYLIAHDYFLSSLFAFVALIGSMMVSYTRARAEGLGIECKGGFFQRPERVVLIALAGMFCGLTAYLFGDFKLHIPGVPFSVFETMSVFTFPLAILAVFTNVTAFSRLMGAKKSLEEKEARELHQQTARSFEAVKDNTVTPV from the coding sequence ATGAGCACCGAGGAAAAAGCCTGGAAACGATTTTTGCAGCAAGGCATCTACTACATTGTAAACCCGTTTGTGCGCCTGCTTATTAAACTGGGGTTCACGCCCAACGCCGTGACCATGACCGGTTTCATCATGAACATTGGCGTGGCCGTCATTTTCATCATCGGGGCCGAAGACGAGAACCGGGCCAACTATGCTTACGTGGGCTGGGCCGGTTTTCTGATCATGATGGCCGGGCTTTTTGACATGCTGGACGGGCAGGTGGCGCGCATGGGCAACATGGGCTCCACGTTTGGGGCGCTGTTTGACTCGGTGCTGGACCGCTACTCAGAGCTGGTCATGTTTCTGGGCATCTGTTACTACCTCATTGCGCATGATTATTTCCTGAGTTCCCTGTTTGCGTTTGTAGCCTTGATTGGGTCCATGATGGTGAGCTACACCCGCGCCCGCGCCGAAGGCCTGGGCATTGAATGCAAGGGCGGCTTCTTCCAACGGCCCGAGCGCGTGGTCTTGATTGCCCTGGCCGGCATGTTCTGCGGCCTCACGGCGTACCTCTTCGGAGATTTCAAACTGCATATTCCGGGCGTGCCATTCTCTGTGTTTGAGACCATGTCTGTGTTCACCTTTCCCTTGGCTATTCTGGCGGTGTTTACCAACGTAACGGCTTTCTCCAGATTGATGGGAGCCAAGAAGTCTTTAGAAGAAAAAGAAGCCAGGGAACTGCACCAACAGACAGCCCGCTCTTTTGAGGCGGTTAAGGATAACACCGTTACTCCGGTTTAG
- a CDS encoding response regulator transcription factor has product MKILVIEDEPDMLENMVRSLEQERYVVESAQTYDQALEKLGVYAYDCILLDIMLPGGSGLDLLEELQKQQKSDSVIIVSAKNSLEDKVLGLELGADDYLAKPFHLAELHARVKSVLRRRKFEGQNQQQLENLQIDLDKRQAWVNEEELALNRKEYDILLYLVSNKDRLVSKTALAEHVWGDSIDQADNFEFIYSQIKNLRKKLKDAGASVEIQAIYGIGYKLVTSS; this is encoded by the coding sequence ATGAAAATCCTGGTCATTGAAGACGAGCCAGACATGCTGGAAAATATGGTGCGTTCCCTAGAGCAGGAGCGCTACGTGGTGGAGTCTGCCCAAACCTATGACCAGGCCCTAGAAAAACTGGGCGTCTACGCGTATGACTGCATTCTGCTGGACATCATGCTGCCCGGCGGAAGCGGCCTGGACCTACTGGAAGAACTCCAAAAACAGCAGAAGTCAGACAGTGTCATCATCGTGTCAGCGAAGAACTCCCTAGAGGACAAAGTGCTGGGCCTGGAACTGGGCGCCGATGATTACCTGGCCAAGCCGTTCCATCTGGCAGAACTGCACGCCCGCGTAAAATCTGTATTAAGAAGGAGGAAGTTTGAAGGCCAGAACCAGCAGCAGCTGGAAAATCTGCAGATAGACCTGGACAAGCGCCAGGCCTGGGTAAATGAGGAGGAACTGGCCCTCAACCGGAAGGAATATGACATTCTGCTGTACCTGGTTTCCAACAAAGACCGGTTGGTGAGCAAAACTGCGCTGGCAGAACACGTCTGGGGCGACAGCATTGACCAGGCAGACAACTTTGAATTCATCTATTCCCAGATCAAGAACCTGCGCAAGAAACTGAAGGACGCCGGTGCCTCGGTAGAAATTCAGGCTATCTATGGCATCGGGTATAAACTGGTCACCTCCTCATGA
- a CDS encoding STAS/SEC14 domain-containing protein, which produces MEEPLATYTIDTNGARRVLTLHWHGFVSSEVYREGMLEALKTSRQGAYICWIMDTKDMKVIRQMDQEWTVATWFPQFQLLGVQKFAIVVSDDIFNQMAISSMIAKIRPHIQATVEYFQTLQEAVNWVQDPQGLSTDDFGLFSIK; this is translated from the coding sequence ATGGAAGAACCTTTAGCAACGTATACCATAGACACCAACGGCGCCAGACGGGTCCTGACCCTGCATTGGCACGGGTTTGTGTCTAGTGAGGTATACCGCGAGGGCATGTTGGAGGCACTGAAAACATCCAGGCAGGGAGCCTATATCTGCTGGATCATGGACACCAAGGACATGAAAGTGATTCGGCAGATGGACCAGGAATGGACCGTAGCCACGTGGTTTCCGCAGTTTCAGTTATTGGGTGTACAGAAGTTTGCCATTGTGGTTTCAGATGACATTTTCAACCAGATGGCCATCAGTAGCATGATTGCCAAGATTAGGCCCCACATTCAAGCCACGGTGGAGTACTTTCAAACCCTGCAGGAAGCGGTGAACTGGGTGCAAGATCCTCAAGGCCTCTCAACCGACGATTTTGGCCTGTTTTCCATAAAATAA